GAGGTGATTATGGTGCTCTCTTATTCATTTACAGTACTCACATATTCACTTTAGTGTCtgcttttaattatttctttaagATCTTTAAGAATCTAAGCCAGCAACCTTAATAGTGTCTGTAGTTCCTGTATAGTgggaatacattaaaaaaaacaagtatgtATCATCAACACAGTGCAAATATCAGTAGTCTAAAGCAGGCTTTAGTGattattgcttttttatttaaactatCGGCAATGCTCTTTAGATTTTAGGGAATGCTAAATAGTGAATTTCACtgacacaaaatgtgtttgcttgtttttgtgTAGGTACCTGGTGTGTCCGAGAACCGGCCGTCTGTTCTTCGGGGGGATTCGCTGCTGGTGCATCCAGTGGGAGAAAAAGGGGTGAAGTACCGCGGCTACGTCCACAGTGTGCAGCTGGACAGTGTCAAACTCGGCTTTGCGTCAAAGTAAGGTCAAGACACTTCGGTAACGTGGAATTGGTTGACCCCTTTTGGGCATTGTTGTAGTCGTCGTTCCTTTTAGCCGATCTTACCATTGACCTTTGTGTTGATTGGCTACTATTCGGCTTTCTCTCGTTATGTGCCCTGCACTTGTTGTGCTACATGAATACCCTTTTGTAAATTTGCAGATTGCTGGATTTCTTTTTGGATGGCATGAAGTTCAACGTGGAGTTCACTGTCAACCGCCTGGTTGTGTGCATTCAGCACCGAGCAGCAGAGCTGGCGGCTAAATCCCGACTGCGGGCCGTCCTGTTccctgctcctccctctgagTCCTCTCAGCACGCTGAGCTTCCACGACTCAGGTTGGGCACGATAGCATGTGGACTGTGTGTCCTTCACAACATTGATAATGTTCTgccaatgaataaatattgtaaGAGACAGAGGTGCAAAATAATCAGACTATAAACACAATACTCAAAATACATGCCACGACCCACATGCGACTATAAACAACGACAAAATGCTGCAGACGTTTCCCCCCGACGGCATTCCATCAGACACAGGTGGTACCAGAGCAATCCTCCCACAGCTTCAAaaatggagggggggcgggggggggtataaGGTCCCCATAGAGTTTATAGCAAAGGATGCCGCTGTGACTGATTTCAATATTGCattaataaagacattttaaagagcTTTTTTATTGTCACATCACAAGATAAACCCTGTTATTTATCAGTGCTGGTCCTTCTGTTACCTAATGAGAGTTTGTGATTCGCTGTGCATTTAGACATGATGTCTAAGACATCGTCTCTCCTTTCCTGTATCTTTCTCTCATCAGCCTTTTTGACCGGAAGCTGGAAAGAAACCCAGAGCAGTATCGGGCTGTGCAGCACATTGTGGCTGGCTCATCCAAACCGGCCCCTTACCTGGTGTTTGGCCCACCTGGGACAGGTACAGCGAGTACCAGTAGAACACTGGGTCTTTGTTCCAGCTTAACTGCTCTAATTTAGGGTATCCTATCTGTTCAGGCAAAACTGTGACGGTGGTGGAGGCCATCAAGCAGATCGAGAAGACCCAGGCCGGCTGCCGTATCCTGGCCTGCGCCCCCTCCAACAGCGCTGCCGATCTGCTCTGCAAGAAGATCCTGGATCACGTGGACGAGCGCAAAGTGTACCGCATGTACGCCAGCAGCCGGGACCCAAATTGCGTCCCTGAAGAACTAAAAGTCAGTGTAAAAGAATTTAAAGCATGTTGTTTTTGATGTGAATCATCTCTTGGGTTCAGAAAGTAGCTGACATTCATTCGCTGTCATTCGATTGGTCAGTTAGATGATGTAATTACCAGTGaacttcctgctgctctgggttTAATACTGTCGTCATCTTTTGTGTACACGGACATCGTGGTACCTTCACAGGCATGCTCTAACCTGGTGGGGGAGTGTTACCTTTATCCTGCTGTAGAGACGCTGATGGAGTATAGGGTTATGGTCACCACCCTGTTGACCGCTGGAAGGTAGTTAATGACTGACAGGGCAGCTTGCTCACATTGCATGACACAATAGAAAAGATTGCATTTCACCATTACGTAAGGCAGTATGTACATTGTGTTCATAGCCTCTGTCATCCGTCAGGTTTCTACCACGTACGTTCTCTCTGATCTTTGCAGACTGGTCACAGGAGGCGTTCCTGCTGGCCATTTCACTCACGTGTTTGTGGACGAGGCAGGACACGCTGTGGAGACCGAGTGTTTAGTCCCATTGGCAGGTAGAAGCACGGTGCAACAAAGGGTTGCTCAATAAATCTGTGATAAAAAATGGGATTACTTTAAGGCGACATTTCTTTTTATCTGTCATATCCTTAAAGTCGAGAAAACACTTTGCGCTACAGAAGCTGAAAACATTGTGAAATGTTCTTAACTTGTTGGTTTAAGAATAATTGGTTAATCTTGTAATTATATTGGATAAGCATATTTTTGATACGTTCAAGTTTTGGCCCATTTATTTAGTATGGGCTCATGTATAAATTAGAGTACATTGAGTCACTTTAAAtgactttgttaaataaaagtaGAATAATGCCTCTTTTGTTTACTGTTTGTGACCAtttatgttgaaaaatgttCCAACATTTGTtgattagtattattatttttttttaaccccaacGAAGGGCTGCTGGATGCAGAGTCTGgtcaggttgttctggctggaGACCCCAAGCAGCTCGGACCCATTCTCAGATCGCCCTTTGCACTGCAACACGGCATgggtaagcacacacacacacacacacacactgccttaTGAAACAAAACTGTAGTTTGAATGAATTTGGATACTTATACACCGTTTTGTCCACTAACGCGCAGATTTACATTTATTAGCGTTGGCCTTctgaggttaatcactattcttcttcttctcttcaccTGCAGGGGTGTCCCTGTTGGAGCGCCTGATGACTGATTTCTCTCTGTACCAGAAGGTGGACGGAGCGGTCGACAATCGCTTCGTCACCAAACTGCTGCAGAACTACAGGTCCGTTACAGCGCTCCGTTACAGCCGCGCTTGTACGGAAAGTGCCGGATTTTGATGTGATTTTGTTTCTCCTGATCAGGTCCCATCCGGCCATCCTGAAGATTCCCAACGAGCTCTTCTATGATAACGAGCTGCAGTATTGTGCTGATGAAATGTTGCGCAGCTCCTACTGTGGATGGGAACACCTCAAGAAGAGGGTGGGGCGACTTCTTCTTTTTGTGGCACACTAATATTGCACCGACGATGTACAGGCATCGAGGAAAAGAACTAAAATGACCAACTGTTGTTCAATATGTAAAGAAGCCATTTCTTTCTCACTTTAGAGCTAAACAGTTAGCTATTTGATGGCCTGCTATTGTTCAGTATCTTAACAGGACGATTTGCAGATTTTTCTCTGTACTGTCATTGTAAATGGAATACTAATTTAACTgacagtagaaaaaaaacaagcagtttCAAGCCGAGAAATTTGGTTCTAATAAACTAATTTTATTTCATAGTATATTTCTAAGACTAAAcaataaaaatggcaaaaatTAAGTTATGAGTAGACAGAACACTAATATTTATTAACTGTTCTACCTTTTGATGGGGGATTGTCATTGAAATAAAGGTATCTTATTAAAATGTAATGGTCTTAAAGAATTTTTAAGCACCTGGTCACctgaaacatttttcattttgttgttcatatatttaaatgtaacttgCATGGCAGGGCTTCCCGGTGATCTTCCACGGTGTGACCGGCATTGACGCCCGCGAGAAGAGCAGTCCTTCATTCTTTAACGTAGCGGAGGTGGAGGTGCTCATGGACTACGTCAGGAAACTGCTGGAGACGGATGGCAAGAAGGGACTGGCCACCATCTCCCCCAGAGACATCGGCATCATCGCTCCCTACAGGAAACAGGTGGGAAATAATTCACACAGGATGAAAATGCCACAATGTGATTATGCGTAGATTACAAGCTGGagctgtgtccccccccccttttcccccttttaGGTGCAGAAAATCCGCAAGGCCCTGACTAAAGTAGAGAAAGACTTTAAATTTAAGGACACAAAATACCTAAAGGTAACTCATTTCAAATTTCACACTTAGTAATGTGCAAAACAATCACAGCAAAGGAAGtgtctgacgtgtgtgtgtgtgtgtttcaggttggGTCAGTGGAGGAGTTCCAAGGTCAGGAGAGGAGAGTGATCTTGGTGTCTACAGTTCGGAGCAGCCCCGACTACTTAGAGATGGACAAAAAGTTCCACCTGGGCTTTGTCAAGAACGAGAAGGTATGCAGAGCAAAACGCAGCGCGCGTGTGCGGACAAAACGTCGTTCTGACGCTTTCTTCTCTGCCAGAGATTCAACGTGGCTGTGACCCGAGCTAAAGCCCTGCTAATCGTGGTGGGAAACCCCAGAGTGCTGAACACAGACGCTACCTGGGCCCGGTAGGTGCCACGGGATTGCTTCGAATTTCTGCTGGAGTTTGAAAGTCCCAAATTCAATTCTCCCCTTCCCTCCGCTGTGCAGATTCATCCAGTACTGTCGGGACGAAGGAGGCTACGACGGCCCTGAGCAGgtcgaggaggagaaggacgtgGTGGAGAGACTCGCTGCCCTCTTCACTGACATCGATATTCGAGGTAACGCCCATCTTTGTTTTCGTTAGTATCGCCCCTGAGCAAACGGGAGATTTGCTCACCTTGAACCTTCTGTTGCCAGTGGAGACTGCAGAGAGCGCTGTTCAGCAGCATCTGGACCCCGAGTGGAGGAGCGACTTGTGAGAGAACCCCCTTCCCCTTTTACATTGaagatttctttcattttcacaaattCTTCAGAATAATGCTTAATGCCACCTTTCCAAACAAAATATTACAATTatctttttaatgttaattatCTGAACTTGACTAAAGACCAAATGAGAGGCAGCCGATTGTTATTTAGAGCGGTTTGTCTTCAGCTACCTCCTTGGACCTTGAAACCAGCTGCAAATACTTTTACCTGGTTAAAGTCACAGAAAATTAGACTTGATTCTTACTTTTTTATTGTCATTCTCAGGGGTTTTTTAGGTGAAAGGGTTAAATCTTTGCTCTATGACTTTCAGAATCATGTATGAATGTCCGTGTGTGCACTCAATCATCATTGactattaaaatgtttatggTCCATATTGAAACTGCTTTGCATTTTCTGTCAAATGAAGgtaatttcaaaacaaaactttGTGACCAAAGGCAGtaaagtcaaaataaacaaGGCTACGATATGTAAATGggaacaaaatatttgaaacacATTTGCAAGCTTGTTTTCGtagtattttaaaaatattttaatagcaTGTTTGTTTCATCCAGACATCCCACTCCTGTTTGTAAAGCGTCAGTCATCAGAATCAACAATTCTCTAACTAGTGGGTTTAGTATAACAGATCAGCCCGATCTCATCCATGTGGGTCGGAACCTACCGGATAAAAAGCAGAGCTTTTGACATCGGTAAGATCCACACCACTGAACACGACTGCATACCTTCATGATAGGACCGGCTTTGCAATACGCACTGTATGAATCGTTTCACTTTAAGTTGTCTACATTTTTGCTGTGAACGGCCTTTTGATGAAGCTCTGAGCTCCGATGTCCGTCCCTTCAATGACCACTACTAGAGACGGCTTTGGACCGGACACTCGCATGCGTGTTGTCTCAAATCACAATTCAGGTTAAGTCCATTGTGTGTAATATTGAATAAAAGATATTACACAACAAAGCCAAATACTGAAGATATTTATCTTGGGTGACAAACAGGAAATGTCAAATTGCTGAAGACATTTCAgctggaattttttttattgaaacttATGTGCAGAATATACCTATAACCGGTCTGAATTGTATACAGGGTGCTGACACCAGACACCTGTAGATGCGGTACACAGTGATGCGTAATGACTGTTTACTGGATCTTGTGGACCGGCGAGTCGGTCAGACTGTGAGCCAGCGTGACACGGCGGAGTATTGTGTCTGTGACAATAGGCCGCTGTGTCCAGTGCTGTGAAGTCCAAAACCtgtccacacaaacactcacggCAGCGTGCAGTGGATGGATGCAGTCAACAGGCTCTAACTTTAGTTACTGCAACAAGAGAAGGACGAGGGG
This sequence is a window from Pungitius pungitius chromosome 1, fPunPun2.1, whole genome shotgun sequence. Protein-coding genes within it:
- the LOC119223137 gene encoding putative helicase mov-10-B.2, which translates into the protein MVKMRRSVLCQIGIDFFEYLKESDRESITDRIELRDIYNTEFRSRNAGTKDPNFGSVLYALKMSNKVTRRKDNIRFNPTVTAIFLDQWHSENRCRPEPVQRGAASPGAVQATPADQAETGVRARRKLASLLMTRLRTDRDHFISDKNGICIYSDHQFENGKLCLRVEGTRECLVSLKVKNTGAIPVYFTYYTPLHWLRDFILKDERNVTKKNPLCLQPGDVYEVQVKICCRFVGFYPATLAFEFKSDLQPSTAAFHILRYIEAHCITALGLELAPEAPYKPRSLPPWTPEANYTIVDGQPPEGLSVRKLVSVVRLQSYKIPAYMSQLIQALQHSTYHDKRALLGGSLCWEKYTEKFQLLLYLEEQQMEVDIKRYNIPNSDKEDVVMSRDPNNKKLLILEVPGVSENRPSVLRGDSLLVHPVGEKGVKYRGYVHSVQLDSVKLGFASKLLDFFLDGMKFNVEFTVNRLVVCIQHRAAELAAKSRLRAVLFPAPPSESSQHAELPRLSLFDRKLERNPEQYRAVQHIVAGSSKPAPYLVFGPPGTGKTVTVVEAIKQIEKTQAGCRILACAPSNSAADLLCKKILDHVDERKVYRMYASSRDPNCVPEELKACSNLVGECYLYPAVETLMEYRVMVTTLLTAGRLVTGGVPAGHFTHVFVDEAGHAVETECLVPLAGLLDAESGQVVLAGDPKQLGPILRSPFALQHGMGVSLLERLMTDFSLYQKVDGAVDNRFVTKLLQNYRSHPAILKIPNELFYDNELQYCADEMLRSSYCGWEHLKKRGFPVIFHGVTGIDAREKSSPSFFNVAEVEVLMDYVRKLLETDGKKGLATISPRDIGIIAPYRKQVQKIRKALTKVEKDFKFKDTKYLKVGSVEEFQGQERRVILVSTVRSSPDYLEMDKKFHLGFVKNEKRFNVAVTRAKALLIVVGNPRVLNTDATWARFIQYCRDEGGYDGPEQVEEEKDVVERLAALFTDIDIRVETAESAVQQHLDPEWRSDL